The Bacteroidota bacterium sequence TGTTGATTTTAAGCAGCAAAAAGAGTATAGTTTTCAGGCAGAAGTTGGTGATAATGAGAAGCGTTTTCTGATTCATTTAGCTCAGGCAGGAAGCATTAAATCCGTTGATTTCAATAATCCAACATCTATTACAGAAACCGAAAAATCTGTTGTTTCGATATACGCATCTCATCATGAAATAGTTTTTAAAAGCAATAATAGAATCGATGGACAGTTAAGCATTTATGATGTTTCAGGTAAGCAGCTATTTACAGAATGGATTGAAAACTCTGCTTATCAAACCTTTGCAATTCCTTCACAAGGTGTTTATTTGGTTTCGTTTGAGAATAATGAAATAAGTAGCAATACAAAAGTTCTTATTCAATAGAAGATTTCGTTTTCCTTGTTTTCCTGATTATTCCTCCTAATATCATAGCAAAAGGGTAGCATACTAGAGGTAAAATTGAAAAAGGAAAAAGCGAATGGAGTTCAGATAAGTGAGTAGCTGAAAGCAACAAACAAATAATGAATAAGTCGATAATTAATGCTACAAATACAATTGCGGAATATGTAATATAAGATGACAAATTCTCCGATTTAATTGCCAGAAAAGGATTGATCAGCACAAAACTATAAAGACCCAAATTGCCAATTTGCCAAACCATACTTTTTTCAATCTGTATTCGGACAACCAGCATCGTAATAGTTGTAATTATTAATATAATGAAACCCTGAATCAAGATTTTGCCAAAAATGCTATGTTGATTTTCCATTGTACAAATCAAATATACATGAATTTTTTTCGTTTGAAATTACCTACAGACAAATGAAAAAAAATCATGTAAAAGCGAAACGATTCCGACTGAGAATATAGATGTTGTATTTTACTTTAAACAAATTTTATGTTTTTTATAGGAGAAATGTAACTTCAGTAAGCAGAATTACTCCATTTGTATTTTCATGTTTTATTATTATTCCACAACAATCAACACAAGCAGATTGTTTGCTGTTAGCTAATTAATGAGTCACAATTAATTTTTATGCTTAAATTGCTCTTAAATAAGTAGAGGGTAAATTATACATGAAGAACTCGCAAAAGTTTGCAGACGATAGCTGGAGGTGTAAACTTCACACAATCATTTTTGAAGCAGATACAAAAACAGGAAAGTTTTTTGACATATCACTTTTCATTCTTATCATTATTAGTGTTTTTATTGTCATGTTGGATAGTGTTCCCAGCATTCGAATTAAGATTGGTCCTTTTCTAACTGCTATTGAATGGGCAGTGACTATTCTTTTTACTATCGAATACATCCTGCGTATTATAACTGTTAAAAAACCAATTAAATATGTCCTTAGTTTTTTTGGAATTATTGATTTATTAGCCATTCTTCCAACATACATTTCCTTATTTTTAATTGGTTATAAGTATTTACTCGTTATCAGGGTATTGAGACTTTTGCGAATATTCAGAGTACTTAAGCTGGTTCATTTTTTAGGAGCATCCAAATACCTCATCATTTCTCTTA is a genomic window containing:
- a CDS encoding ion transporter is translated as MKNSQKFADDSWRCKLHTIIFEADTKTGKFFDISLFILIIISVFIVMLDSVPSIRIKIGPFLTAIEWAVTILFTIEYILRIITVKKPIKYVLSFFGIIDLLAILPTYISLFLIGYKYLLVIRVLRLLRIFRVLKLVHFLGASKYLIISLRGSLYKIAVFLAAVLIMVIIFGSLMYIIEGSESGFTSIPRSIYWAIVTLTTVGYGDIAPVTVLGQTLASIIMIMGYSIIAVPTGIVTAEMTKKKLEVNTHVCQNCNENKHDDNAEFCKGCGHEL